TGTTCACCATCTTATAGGGAGTTTTAATCAAGACTATGGGCGTTGTGTAGAAAGAGTAAGTGATGAAGCGTTACAAGTTTTGATGGAGTATCATTGGCCGGGAAATGTTAGAGAATTAGAGAACATTTTAGGGCGAGCTATTATTAACATGCGAATAGGTGAAACGGTTGTGGAATTACAGCATCTTCCGGTTTTAGACTTTCCGAATGTCAATTATTCAGAGACGGTTCATATCAGCTCGGTGCATTCTTCTTTAACGATGGAGGAAGGTGGTTTTGAAGAGCTGCAAAGAAAATGGGAACGTGCCATACTTTTAGCTACACTCCAAAGAAATGGCGGTAATAAAACCAAGTCAGCACAGGATCTAAAAATGTCAATACGCAATTTCTATTACAAACTTGAGCGGCATGCCCTGATCTAAATGATATAATGGATAATCTTTAAAGCATCATGGTGTACAATCATATGCACGCAATTTTTTGCATGCATATGATTGCACACCATGAATTTTTTTGCACGATAGACAAAAATTCAAAATTGAAGAATCAAAGTTTAAGCCTTTGTTTTACTGGATATCGTAACGTTAAAGCGCTTAAATTCAGATAATTCTAAAAATATTTGCATTAGTTTTTGGAAACATCAGTTCACTGGAATTCTGGCACTCTTGTTGCATTTATAAAATAACAGTTATCAATAAACTAAAGGAGTAAATAAGTATGAAACTATTTGGATACTTAGAGAAGTATGATTATGAACAGCTGCTTATCTGTCAGGATCAGACATCCGGTTTGAAAGCCATCATTTGCATTCATGACACCACGTTAGGACCGGCCTTGGGTGGAACTCGTATGTGGAATTATGCCTGTGAGGAAGATGCAATATTTGACGTATTAAGGCTTGCCAGAGGAATGACGTATAAAAATGCTGCGGCGGGTTTAAATCTTGGTGGTGGAAAAGCAGTGATTATTGGGGACTCCCAAACACAAAAAAGCGAAGAATTGTTCCGTGCTTTTGGTCGTTATGTTCAATCCCTTAACGGACGCTATATCACCGCTGAAGATGTAGGTACCACTGTTCAAGATATGGATTGGGTGCATTTAGAGACAGATTTTGTGACTGGAGTGTCCTCCTCGTATGGAGCTTCCGGAGATCCTTCCCCTATGACTGCTCGAGGAGTATGGTACGGTATGAAAGCTGCAGCGAAGGCAACCTATGGCAGTGGCTCTTTGAATGGAAAAACCATTGCTATTCAAGGCCTGGGGCATGTCGGTTACTATTTGGCAAAACACTTGCACGATGAAGGTGCTAAGCTTATCGTCACAGATATCCGAGAAGATCTCATAAAACGTGTAGTTCTCGAAATGGGGGCGATGGCTGTGGGGCCGGATGAAATATTTGGTGTTGAAGCAGATATCTTTGCGCCCTGTGCAATGGGGGCAGTGGTTAATGATGAAACAATTCCCCAATTTAAAGTTCAAGTTATCGCGGGCGCAGCTAATAATGTGCTAAAAGAAGAATACCATGGTGACAAACTGAATGAACAAGGAATCCTTTATGTGCCTGATTATGTGATTAATTGTGGCGGCGTTATCAATGTTGCAGATGAGTTGGAAGGGTATAATTATGAGCGTGCCATTAAAAAAGTGGAAAAGGTATATGACAATGTTGCTAAAGTTCTTCAAATTGCCAAAGAGCTAAAAATACCAACTTATATTGCTGCAGATCGCATGGCTGAAGAGCGCATTGAACGGATCGGACGCATTCGTTCCAATTATTTGGGCTAATTCTTAATATCTTCGATCTTATATGTGAAGACTTGATAATCAGGCTTTGTACTACTCAGAAAGTATAACCTAAAGATATATACTGAAAGAAGGCTAATACGTGCAAAGACAGTGTCTTTGTCTGAAGCATAAGTGCAGATAAGGAGGAGGAGCTTAGATGCTTAAAGTTGAGTTTGATGAAGACCGCTGTAAAGGTTGTGAGCTCTGTACGGAGGTCTGTCCGAAACACATTGTTATCATGGCCGAGCATCTGAATGCGATGGGCTATCATCCTGCCATTGTGTTAGAGCAAGAAAAATGTATTTCTTGTGGATTTTGTGCCAGAATGTGCCCGGATGTTGCAATTACTGTACGAAAGGAGGGGGGGAAAGATGACTAAGGTACTTATGAAAGGAAATGAGGCGTTAGCAGAGGCAGCGATTCGCGCCGGTTGCCGCTATTTCTTTGGATATCCCATTACCCCTCAAAATGAAATTCCCCATTATTTTGCGAAACACCTTCCCAAAGTCGGAGGGGTCTTTGTCCAGGCAGAGTCTGAAATAGCAGCGATTAATATGGTTTATGGGGCGGCAGGGTCTGGAGCACGAGTAATGACATCTTCATCAGGACCAGGTATAAGCCTTAAGCAGGAAGGAATCTCCTATCTTGCAGGCGCGGAGCTCCCGTGTGTTATTGTAAACATTCAACGTGGGGGACCGGGGCTTGGCGGTATTCAGCCTGCTCAATCGGACTATTTCCAGGCCGTTAAAGGAGGGGGGCATGGGGATTATAAATTGCTCGTCTTCGCCCCGGCCACCATTCAGGAAATAGTCGATCTTATGGGGAAAGCATTTAAACTAGCCGACGAATACCGTAATCCCGTCATGATCTTAGGGGATGGCATTCTCGGTCAAATGATGGAAGCAGTTGAATTCCCCGAAGAAACAGAAACTTTTGAGCTTGAGAAACCGTGGTCAACTACAGGGGCAAAGGGACGTAGACCTAATTTGATCAACTCTCTATTTCTTGATCCTGTAGAACTAGAAAAGCATAACCTTCATCTTCAGCTTAAATATGATCGTATGGTCAAAGAAGTTCTCTGGGAGAACTATAAAACGGATGATGCAGAACTGGTTTTAGTCGGATACGGAACTTCGGCCAGGATTGCCAAAGCTGTTGTAGATCAAGCAAGAGAGCTAGGAATCAAGGTGGGTTTATTTCGACCGATTTCCTTATTTCCCTTTCCGAAAGATGCACTACAAAAGGCTTGTAAAAATGCTTCTCATGTCCTCACGGTAGAGATGAGCATGGGCCAACTGGTAGAAGATGTTCGCTATAACCTTGAGTTTAAGGTTCCGGTCCACCTATTCAGGCGTGTCGGAGGTGTAATTCCGAACAGCCGCGCAGTTCTTGAAGAAGTTAAACGTTTAATCAATATTAGACAGGGGGATTGAGGCTCATGATAACAGTTTTTGATCGACCTGAATCATTAACCTCGGCAAAAACACACTATTGCCCAGGATGTACTCACGGAATCATTCACCGGATCGTCGCCGAAGTTATAGACGAGTTGGGAGTTAGAGAAGAAACCATTGGCGTATCTCCGGTTGGCTGTTCAGTCCTCGCCTATAACTACTTTAATGTTGATATGCAGCAAGCTGCCCATGGCAGGGCACCGGCTGTAGCCACGGGAATCAAACGAGTCCATCCTCAAAAGATTGTTTTTACGTATCAGGGTGATGGCGATCTTGCTGCCATAGGTACAGCAGAAATTGTTCATGCCGCTGCCCGTGGTGAGAAAATCACAACAATTTTCGTAAATAATGCTATCTATGGCATGACTGGCGGACAAATGGCTCCTACCACACTTCTAAGCCAAGTAAGCACGACTTCTCCCAAAGGAAGAGAAGCCGCTCCCCTAGGGTATCCCCTTAGAGTTGCGGAGATGCTCGCCACTTTAGAAGGGGTTGCTTATATCGCCCGTGTATCTGTGCACAATCCCCAAGAAATTTCCAAAGCCAAAAAAGCGATTAAGACAGCCTTTGAATTTCAAAGGGCAGGCATCGGGTTTACTTTAGTTGAAATCTTATCGACCTGTCCTACAAATTGGGGGTATACACCTAAGGCGTCTTTAAAGTGGTTAGTCGAAAATATGATTCCTGTTTATCCGCTAGGCGTTAAAAAAACGCTGGAAGAGGTGAAGGCCTAATGCTGCAAAAAATTATCTTGGCAGGTTTTGGGGGACAAGGGGTTATGTCCATGGGACAGCTTTTAGCTTATGCTGGCCTTGTAGAAAAGAAACATGTCAGTTGGATACCTTCCTACGGCCCTGAAATGCGTGGCGGAACTGCCAATTGTTCGGTTACGATATCAGATGAAGAGGTAAGTTCTCCGATCATCACCGAACCGGATACCCTGATAGTCCTGAATCGTCCCTCCCTTGAAAAGTTTGAAAAGGATGTCAAACGAGGAGGACGGCTGCTTATTAACTCCTCATTAATCCAGATAGAATCTCAGCGCCAAGATCTTCAAGTACTGAAAATCGATGCTTCTGAAATGGCTCGTGAGATAGGCAATAATCGGGTTTCCAACATGATTATTCTTGGCGCTTTTATCGAGCTGACCCGCTCAGTGACCCTGGAATCAGTGATAGGGGCTTTAAAGCAAGTCTTGCCAGAGTACAGATATAATCTCATCCCCCTCAATCGGCAGGCCCTTGAGAAAGGGATTCAGTTGGCGAAAGGAATCTAAGATCGTTAATAAACACCCGCTTCCATCAAGTGGGTGTTCTGTTTTGCTACTCTGAAAAAAGGAACCCGTAAGCCCCAAAACAGTCTTAGAACCCGTGGACCCGAAAGAAAGGGCAGCTTCGTCCACAGGAGTGAACCCATTGCATGGAGAGGCG
This Desulfosporosinus orientis DSM 765 DNA region includes the following protein-coding sequences:
- a CDS encoding 3-methyl-2-oxobutanoate dehydrogenase subunit VorB, which gives rise to MTKVLMKGNEALAEAAIRAGCRYFFGYPITPQNEIPHYFAKHLPKVGGVFVQAESEIAAINMVYGAAGSGARVMTSSSGPGISLKQEGISYLAGAELPCVIVNIQRGGPGLGGIQPAQSDYFQAVKGGGHGDYKLLVFAPATIQEIVDLMGKAFKLADEYRNPVMILGDGILGQMMEAVEFPEETETFELEKPWSTTGAKGRRPNLINSLFLDPVELEKHNLHLQLKYDRMVKEVLWENYKTDDAELVLVGYGTSARIAKAVVDQARELGIKVGLFRPISLFPFPKDALQKACKNASHVLTVEMSMGQLVEDVRYNLEFKVPVHLFRRVGGVIPNSRAVLEEVKRLINIRQGD
- a CDS encoding Glu/Leu/Phe/Val family dehydrogenase, with protein sequence MKLFGYLEKYDYEQLLICQDQTSGLKAIICIHDTTLGPALGGTRMWNYACEEDAIFDVLRLARGMTYKNAAAGLNLGGGKAVIIGDSQTQKSEELFRAFGRYVQSLNGRYITAEDVGTTVQDMDWVHLETDFVTGVSSSYGASGDPSPMTARGVWYGMKAAAKATYGSGSLNGKTIAIQGLGHVGYYLAKHLHDEGAKLIVTDIREDLIKRVVLEMGAMAVGPDEIFGVEADIFAPCAMGAVVNDETIPQFKVQVIAGAANNVLKEEYHGDKLNEQGILYVPDYVINCGGVINVADELEGYNYERAIKKVEKVYDNVAKVLQIAKELKIPTYIAADRMAEERIERIGRIRSNYLG
- a CDS encoding thiamine pyrophosphate-dependent enzyme — encoded protein: MITVFDRPESLTSAKTHYCPGCTHGIIHRIVAEVIDELGVREETIGVSPVGCSVLAYNYFNVDMQQAAHGRAPAVATGIKRVHPQKIVFTYQGDGDLAAIGTAEIVHAAARGEKITTIFVNNAIYGMTGGQMAPTTLLSQVSTTSPKGREAAPLGYPLRVAEMLATLEGVAYIARVSVHNPQEISKAKKAIKTAFEFQRAGIGFTLVEILSTCPTNWGYTPKASLKWLVENMIPVYPLGVKKTLEEVKA
- a CDS encoding 2-oxoacid:acceptor oxidoreductase family protein, whose product is MLQKIILAGFGGQGVMSMGQLLAYAGLVEKKHVSWIPSYGPEMRGGTANCSVTISDEEVSSPIITEPDTLIVLNRPSLEKFEKDVKRGGRLLINSSLIQIESQRQDLQVLKIDASEMAREIGNNRVSNMIILGAFIELTRSVTLESVIGALKQVLPEYRYNLIPLNRQALEKGIQLAKGI
- a CDS encoding 4Fe-4S binding protein; protein product: MLKVEFDEDRCKGCELCTEVCPKHIVIMAEHLNAMGYHPAIVLEQEKCISCGFCARMCPDVAITVRKEGGKDD